In Humulus lupulus chromosome 7, drHumLupu1.1, whole genome shotgun sequence, the following are encoded in one genomic region:
- the LOC133792283 gene encoding uncharacterized protein LOC133792283 has protein sequence MRQRRWLELVKDYDCEILYHLGKANVMADALSRRSYGSVSTLRGIAQPLQNDIKKSGIELISVQLADLMIKSAPMEEIKEKQQEDEFLLNKRAALQSSKNVDFSMTKEGILRYRNRVCVPSKGELRHNIMEEAHTTPYSLHLGSTKMYNDVKTMY, from the coding sequence GTGGCTGGAGCTagttaaggactatgattgtgagattctgtatcatctgGGAAAGGCTAATGTCATGGCAGATGCACTTAGTAGACGAAGTTACGGAAGTGTATCAACACTTAGGGGGATTGCACAACCCTTACAAAATGATATAAAGAAGTCCGGAATTGAGTTGATAAGTgtacaactagctgacctcatgATCAAGTCAGCACCGATGGAGGAAattaaggagaaacaacaagaggatgaGTTTCTTCTTAATAAGAGGGCGGCACTACAAAGCTCAAAAAATGTTGACTTTTCAATGACAAAGGAAGGCATACTACGATATAGAAACCGAGTGTGTGTGCCAAGCAAAGGTGAATTAAGACATAATATTATGGAAGAAGCACACACCACTCCATATTCACTTCATCTggggtcgaccaagatgtacaacgatgtcaagacaatgtactag